ATCTCGTCTACGCACTCCATACCTCGTCCGACGCGACGCTGACCCTCACCGACGGCGCCGTGACCGGCGGTGACACCGTGACACTCGCCTACGACAGCGCGGGGCTCACCGACGCGCAAAAAGAGGCGTTCCCTGCGCTCGCGAACTTCGTGGTTCTGCGCCCGGTCGGCACGGACCGGGCAGAGGTTGAGCGGCTGCTCACCACGCAGCTACAGGTCAGCCAGGCCGGCGCCGACGGGACGCTGAGCGCGCTCACCGGGGTGCAACTGCCCGGCGTGCTCGATGACCTCTACGCGGATGCCGCCGCCGCTCGTCCGCTTGGCGTCACCTGGTTGAAGAAGCGGCCAACCGTCGCCGTCTGGGCCCCGACAGCGCAACAGGTCGACCTCCTGGCCTGGACCGCCGGCGACGCGGCCGAACCCGAGCGGGTCCCCCTGAAACGTCAGGCGGACGGGACATGGACGGCGACAGGTGTCAAGGACTGGGCGAACGCCTCCTTCGTCTTCGAGGTCACGGTATTCGCGCCGACCACCGGGAAGATCGAGGTGAATCAGATCACGGATCCATACTCTGTGGCCCTCACCACAAACTCGACCCGTTCAGTGTTCGTCGATCTGGCAAGCAAGGAGTTCCGGCCGAAGAAATGGGAACGAACCGATGCTCCCACGATCGACAATCCCGTCGACCGGTCAATTTACGAACTGCACGTACGCGATTTCTCCATCTCCGACGAGACCGTGGCGGAGCCGCTCCGCGGAACCTATGGCGCGTTTGATGTGGACAGCGCCGGTACCCGACACCTCGCCCAGCTCGCAGCTGCTGGCCTCAACACCGTGCACCTCCTGCCGACCTTTGACATCGCCACCATCGAAGAAGACCGCAGCACGCAGGCCGTTCCGGCCTGCGATCTGCAGTCCTTCGGACCGGCGTCGACCGAGCAACAGGCCTGCGTGCAGGCGACAGCCGATGCCGACGGTTTCAACTGGGGGTATGACCCGCTGCATTTTCAGGCGCCCGAGGGCTCGTATGCGGTGAATCCGCGTGGCGGGGCCAGAGTAGCCGAGTTCCGCAGCATGGTTGGTGCCCTGCACGGCGACGGCCTTCAGGTCGTCCTCGATGAGGTCTACAACCACACTGCGGCGAGCGGCCAGGCGTCCAAGTCGGTACTCGACAAGGTCGTGCCCGGGTACTACCACCGGCTCAACTCGCTCGGCGCCGTCGAGACCTCCACCTGTTGCCAGAACGTGGCCACCGAACATCGGATGGCCGATCGACTGATGGTCGACTCGGTCGTGCTCTGGGCAAAGGAGTATCGTGTCGACGGTTTCCGGTTCGATTTGATGGGCCACCACTCGAAGGAGAACCTCCTGAACGTGCGTCAGGCCCTCGACATGCTCACCACACGGAAAGATGGCATCGACGGGAAAGCAATATACCTGTACGGAGAAGGCTGGAACTTCGGCGAAGTGGCGAACAACGCCCTGTTTGAGCAGGCGAGCCAAGGCCAGCTCGGCGGAACGGGTATCGGCACGTTCAACGACCGGTTGCGCGACGCCGTTCATGGCGGCAGCCCCGTCGATGGCGGCACCGTGCAGCAGCAGGGCTTCGGCACCGGACTCGGCACCGATCCCAACGGGGCGCCCATCAACGGCACGCCCGAGCAGGCGCTGACCCAACTGGGACAGGCAAGCGACCTCGTGCGGCTCGGTCTGGCCGCGAACCTGCGCGCCTACAGTTTCGTCACCTCTGACGGCACGGTGAAACGCGGTGATCAGCTCGACTACAACGGTTCCCCGGCCGGCTATGCCGACCAGCCCGACGAGGTGATCAACTACGTCGATGCCCATGACAACGAGACGCTGTTCGATCTGCTCGCGCTCAAGATGCCAGCCGACTCCGCGATGACCGATCGGGTGCGCATGAACACCCTGTCACTGGCAACCGCGACCCTCTCGCAGGCACCGTCACTCTGGCACGCCGGCACCGACCTGCTGCGGTCCAAGTCCCTCGATCGGGACAGCTACAACTCGGGCGACTGGTTCAACCGCATCGATTGGGCCGGGCAGACAAATAACTTCGGGGTAGGTCTTCCGTCTGCAGCGGCAAATGAGGAGAAGTGGGACATCCAGCGGCCGCTGCTGGAGAACCCCGCGCTCGTGCCGACCCCGGCCGACATCGCGGCCGCGTCAGATCAGGCGCAGGATCTGCTCCGGCTCAAGCAGTCGACCGAGCTCTTCCGACTCGGCGACGCGAAACTGATCACACAGAAGCTGTCATTCCCAGCTAGTGGGCCCACCGCGGTTCCCGGAGTCATTGTGATGCGCATCGACGACACCGTGGGCGCCGACGTTGACCGCACGCTCGATGGACTCCTGACAGTGTTCAACGCGAGTCCAGAGCCCCAGACTATTCGGCTGGCGGACCTGGCTGGCATGGAGTACACACTCAGCCCCACTCAGGCGACCGGAACGGATGCTGTGGTCAAGACCACGACCTGGGACCGCATCACCGGCACGGTCACCGTGCCCGCCCGTACCGTGGTCGTTTTGGTCGACAACCAGCAGAAACGGGGAAAGTAGCGATCTCGACCCCACTCGCCCCGCCGCTACGCCAGGGCGTGGCGGGCGATGGCGTCGTAGCGCACGGCGAGGTCTTCGGGCGTGAGCGCCCCGTCGAGCCGATACCACTGCGCGACGCCCGTACACATCGTGACGATGGCGAGGCTGGCCTCGTGCGGATACTGGGTGCCGAAAACGCCCTCCGCCACTCCGGCGTCGATGATCTCATCCACCATGCGCTGCTGCCGATCTCGCGCGGCAATGTGTGCGGTGCGCGCATCCCCCTCCAGGCTGCGAATCTCACTCGCAGCGATGAACGCAAGGTCGCTGCGGTGCGCGTGGAACAGCACCAGACACTCAATCAACAGTCGAAACCGGTCCTCAACGGCTGGGCCGGCTTCGGCCAGAGCGCTCTCGCACCGCTCCAGCAGGTCCTGCATGGCAAATCGCGCGATCGACACGAGCAGAGCGTGTTTCGACGGGTAGTGGTGGTAGAGGCCGGGCACCGATAGCCCCACCCGGGCAGCCACGGCGCGAATTTTCGTGCCGTGATAACCGTGCTCGACGAAGCAATCCGCCGCCGTCTGCAGCATGGGCGGAAGGGTTTCTTCCGCATAGTTCCGCCAGGCGCGCGCCGGGCCGGCCCCGTCGGTCGAGACGGTCATCTTTGTCACAGGGACTCGCTTTCTCGAGAAAACCGATTGTGGATAAATTCTTGACACACAACATCCGTTCCCCAAGACTAAGGCTACCGAGCGATCGCTCGGTAGTGACTTCTCCACGGATGGGCTGGCCGCCTACAAATACCCGAGATCAATTCACATCATCGACGACCTGCCCAAAACCCACACCGGAAAGATTCGCCGCGCGGCGCTGCGCGGCAGAGGACACTCATGACAGACCAGAATTGCCGCCGCTTGGAGGGCAGAACCGCCCTCGTCACCGGTGCGAGCCGCGGAATCGGGCTGGCCATTGCACACCGACTCGTGTCGGAGGGGGCCCGCGTCTGCATCACGGCGCGGAGCCTCGAGCCGCTCGAGGCGGCACTCGCCTCGTTTCCACCAGAAAGCGTGATCGCGGTGGCCGGTAAGTCCCACGACCCCGAGCACCGGGCGCAGGTGCTCGATACCGTGGCGCGGCACTTCGGCCAGCTCGACATTCTGGTGAACAACGTGGGCATCAATCCCGTCTACGGCCCTCTGCTCGACCTTGATCTGGATGCCGCCCGCAAAATCACCGAGGTGAATCTGTTCGGTACGCTCGCCTGGATTCAGGATGCCGTGCATCACCCCGTTCTCGATTTCTCGGGCCGTGGCGGCTCCGTGATCAACATGTCATCCGTCACGGGCGAGACCGCTTCGCCCGGCATCGGCTTCTATGGCGTGACGAAAGCCGCCATCGCACACCTCACCCGAACACTCGCCGCCGAAATGGGACCGAGCGTCCGCGTGAACGCGGTGGCGCCCGCCATCGTGAAAACACAGTTCGCAAAGGCCCTGTACGAGGGCAAGGAGGCCGAGGTTGCCGCGCAATACCCGCTTGGTCGTCTCGGCGAGCCCGGAGACGTGGCCGCAGCGGTGGCCTTCCTCGCCTCCGACGATGCCGCCTGGATCTCCGGCCAAGTGCTCAACCTCGACGGCGGCCTGCTCGCCGCCGGCGGCGTCGCCTAAACCTCAGTCATCGCTCGAAAGGACTCACCCTCATGACTACGTCCCCCGTGAACCTCTCCCCCGAGCACCGTGAAGCGCTGCGGCTGCGCACCCGGGAGTTCATCCGCACGACCGTCATCCCCGCCGAGCCCCACCCGGGTGACACGCTCACGGCGGCCACGCGCATCCGCTTGCAGACGGCCGCCAAGGAGGCCGGCATTTTCGCTCCCCACGTGTCGACACAGTACGGCGGCCAGGGCCTGCCCATTGAGCACTGGTCGGTGGTTTTTCAGGAGGCTGGCTACTCCCCGATCGGCCCCAGCGTGCTCAACTGCATGGCCCCCGACGAAGGAAACATGCACATGCTCGCCCTCATCGGCACCGACGAGCAGAAGGAGCGCTACCTCGTTCCGCTCGCACTCGGCGACACGCGATCCTGCTTCGGCATGACCGAACCGCACCCGGGAGCAGGCTCCGACCCGGCCGCCCTGCGCACGACCGCCACCAAGGTCGACGGCGGCTGGTCCATCACCGGCCACAAACGGTTCACGAGCGGCGCGCTGCTCGCCGATTTCTGCATCGTGATGACCCGCACCGAGGCCACCGGCGAGGCTCCGGCCGGCGCCACCATGCTTCTTGTCGACATGTCGAATCCCGGCGTGCGCCTCGGAACGCTTATTCACACCATGGACCGGGCCATCGACGGGGGGCACCCGCACGTGCACTTCGACGAGGCCATCGTGCCGGATTCGGCGGTGCTCGGAGAGGTCGGCAAGGGCTTCACCTACGCCCAGGTGCGTCTGGGACCCGCCCGACTCACGCACTGCATGCGCTGGCTCGGCCTCGCCCGCCGGTCCCTCGACATCGCGCTCGACCGCATCGAACGCCGCGAAATCTTCGGGTCACCCATGAAAGACCTCGGCCTCGCCCAGGAACTCATCGCCCAGTGCGTGATCGACATCGAAACCTCCGACGCCATCATTACCAAGGCTGCCCAGCTTCTGGCCACGGATGCGAAGGCCGGTTCGGCCCTGTCGTCGGTCGCCAAGGTCTACGTCTCTGAAGCCGTCAACCGCGTGATCGACCGGTGCGTGCAGCTCTGCGGAGGCGACGGCGTCTCCGATGCGCTGCCCCTCGCCTCCTACCTCAACGAGGTACGCGCGTTCCGTATCTACGACGGCTCCAACGAGACTCACAAGTGGGCAATCTCCCGCCGAGCATCCGCCCGACGCGCTGCGGCCGTGGCCGCTGGAGAGCCCTACCTCGCCGACGTGGGAGATGAGTTCTGATGCTGACCGATGCAGACGGCTTCGAGGTTGTGCGAAGCAGAGCGGATGCCGCGGGCCTCGCCTCCCCTCCCCTGCTGGTTCTTGACGCCGTCGAGGAATTCTTGGACGAGCAGAAACTCGGTGCGGGTCCGCTCCGCTTTGCACGAATCGGGGATGGGCAGTCGAATGTCACGTACCGCATCGAGCGAGGGGAGGATGTGTTCGTGTTGCGCCGCGGGCCGCGGCCCCCGCTACCCAAATCAACCCACGACATGGTTCGAGAAGCGCGCATTCAACAGCTCGTATCGGCGGAAGGCGTACCCGTGCCGGAGATCCTCGCGGTGTGCACCGACGAGTCCGTGCTCGGGGTTCCCTTCTATGTCATGAACTTCCTCAGCGGAATCACGGTCGCCGACGAGGTACCCACTCTGCTGAGCTCACCGGAACAGCGCGCGAGCACGAGCGCGGCCGTCGTGGATACCCTCGTGCAGTTGCACCGGGTACCCGTGGCCGAAGGCGGCCTCGCCACCTTCGGCCGACCCGACGGGTACCTGCGCCGCCAGGTGGAACGCTTCGGCGGCCTGTGGAGCGTGAACACCACGAGGGACCTTCCCGATGTGGCCCGGATCGGGCGCTGGCTCGGCGCCAACATTCCGCTGAGCCAGACCGCCAGCGTGATCCACGGCGACTACCGCACCGGCAACCTTCTGTTTGCTGCAGACGCGCCCGCACGGGTGCTCGCCGTTCTCGATTGGGAAATGGCCACGGTGGGTGACCCGTTGGCTGACCTTGGTTACCTCACCGCCACCTATTCCGAACCGGGCAGCACGCCGACGCCGCTCGAACGCACCCGGGTCACCCGGCAACCGGGCTACTGGAGCCGCGACGAGCTCGTGGCCCGCTACCAGGAGCAGATGCCGCTCGATCTCAGCGCCCTCAACTGGTATCAGACCCTGGCCCTCTGGAAGGCATCCATCTTCTGCGAGGCGATTTACACGCGCTGGCTGAACGGTGAACGTCCGGATGACACCTCATTCGGCCCGTCTCTCGCCGAGGGAATCCCGCGGCTTCTCGACGGCGCCCGGCAATTCGCCGGCCAGGCGAGCGGCATCGACTTCTAGCCGGGCCGACGGTTCAGCTCGCCAGCGCGAACTCGACCCAGAGCGGGTAGTGATCGGAGATGCGCCACGACAGCGTCTCGCGTTCCAACCCGGGGTAGACGTGCAGCGGAAAGTTGAACGACCCCCCGCGGCCGGTGTACGTCATGCCGCGCAACAGCGACTGCACCGGGTTGGTGTTGGTGGTGAACCAGGCGATCTGGTCGTAGAAGTGCGGCGCAGTTTCATCGTCAAAGATGGTGCGGGGAAGCTTATTGAGCTCGGGCGGAGGAAAGAGGCCCGTCTCGATGAACGCGTCGTACAGCGGGTTGCCGTACCGGTCAATGTTGAAATCGCCGAGCACCAGCAGGTTCGTGTTCCAGTCGTTCTTGCGGTCGGCCCAGGCGCGCATCCACTCGGCAAAAGCCCGAATTTCGGGGATGCGCTCGCTCGCACTGGCCCACACGATGTGCACGGTGGTGAGAATGAATTCCACACCGTCGCGGGTGAAACTCGCCGCGTAGGGTGAGCGGGCGAACTGCAGTGCCGTGCGCACCCGCACCGCCGCGGGCAGCACGATCTCGCCCACCAGACCGGACGGCTGCACGCGGGTGGTGTCGTAGAGAAACGTCAGCCGCTCCCCATTGCCCTTGTTCCCCTCGGTCACGTCCGAGGTGAGGACACGCCAGTGCGCACCGAGCATGGTCATGAGAAATCGGAGGGCCGACACGTTTCGGCGAACCTCCTGCACCGCCACCACGTCGAAGTGCGCCAGAATCTGGGCGATGCTCGCCACGGCCCGCCAGTCACGCTGCGGTTTCGTAGCGGATGTCGCCGCCCAGGTGGGTGAAAGCCCAGAGAACGCCCTGAGATTCCAGCTGCCCACGAGCAGATTATCGGCACGTTTAGCGGGAATGACAGCGTCAACAGCGGCACCCAACTGCATGAGTTCCGTGGCTACCTCGGCTGGCACGTTCACCACCACGCGAACCATAAAAGCACAGTGCAGCCGACTCGTCCAGCCCCCGGCACCGGGTTTAGAGGAAGGGCTCCTCGATCAGAGTCTCGGCCCGCTCCCACAGCTTTGCTGCCACACCGCGGTCACGCGACGTGCGGGTGGCCGGCTGGCGCGTGGGTGCACCGCGGGTGAGAAAACGTGGGCCGAAGTAGTCGCCGCCATGGGCATCCGGGTCGATGGCCGCACGCACGGTAGACCACGCGCCCTGCTGCTTACCCTGGGCACCCACAAGCCGTTGCACGCCGTCGATTACGCGCTTGGCCGGTGTGATCTCGTTAATGCCCGGCACGGTGGGGGTGAGGCCGGAGATGGAATAACCCGGGTGCGCCACGAGCGACTGCACGGTTCCGGCACCGGCGGCACGCAGCCGGCGGTCGAGCTCAAAACCGAACACCTGCATGGCGATCTTGGACTGCGCGTAAGCCTTCCACCCGTTGTAGGTCGTGGCGAGCTGCAGGTCGTCGAGCGAGGAATCCATGAGCCGCGAGATCATGGACCCGAGCGACACCACTCGGCTGCCGGGAGTGCGCCGAAGGGCCGACAGCGTGCCCGCCGCGAGCGCAAAGTGCCCCAGAAAGTTGGTGGCAAAAATGAGCTCGTTGCCGTCGAGGCTCACGAGCCGGTCGGCCGAAGGGTGCACGATTCCGGCGTTCAGAATAAGCCCGTCCAGGCGCGGCAGGGCGCGCAGCGACTCGGCGGCCGTGCGCACCGACACCAGGTCAGACACGTCGAGGAGCATCCTCGAAACGGATGCCCCGGGCACGCGCGACCGAATGGCCGCAAGCGCCGCTTGGGCTCGCGTTTCGTTTCGGCACGCCAGCACCACGTGGGCGCCCGTGCTCGCCAGCTGCTCACTCGTGAAGTAGCCGAGGCCCGCGTTGGCGCCGGTGACCACGAAGGTCTTGCCCGCCTGGCTGGGCAACGCACGCGGGTTCCAGCTCATGACGCGGCGGGAGCTGCCGTGCCGCCGGCGATCTGCACGTGGTGGTGAATGACCTCGGCGATCACGAAGTTGAGGAACTTCTCCGCAAAAGCGGGGTCGAGGTGGGCCTCGAGGGCCAGATTACGCAGCCGATCAATCTGCTGCAGTTCACGCCCCGGGTCGGCGGGCGGCAGGCCATGGGCAGCCTTCAGTCGCCCCACCTGCTGAGTGAATTTGAACCGCTCAGCCAGCAGATGAATGAGCGCGGCATCGATATTGTCGATGCTTTCGCGAATGCTGTGCAGCTGGTCAATTGCATCTTGTCCCGCGTCGGCGGGGAGTTCCTCGTTTACAGCCATGCTTTGACGATAATGCATCGGTGTCGATCACCCCTGCCCGGGCGCGGGCCGCGGGTGCATTCAGGGCAACGGATCGGCGACTGCCGAGGTTACGCGGCGCGCGGGGAGACCGAGCCGCAGCCGCTTCTGGGTGAGGAGGATGCCGACAAGAACGAGCACGGCACCGGCGGGTTCGTGCCAGGAGAACGTTTCGGCCAGCACGAGCACTCCAAGCACCACACCCACGACGGGCGTGACGTACGTGACCATCGAGGCGTTCGTGGGACCCCAGGCCCGCAGCACGTTGATATTCCAAATGTAGGCGAGGCCCGTACCGAGGGCGCCGAGGGTGAGCAGGCTCGCCACGATGGGCCAGCTCAGCTGCACCGGATTCCAGGCGACCACGGGCGTGAGCACCAGCATGATCGCGCCGGCAAGGCCGATATTCAGGAACGCGAACGTACTCCCCGCGATGGGACGCCCGCTGAGAAACCTGCGGGTGTACCCGAAGGTGAAGCCGTAACAGACGCCAGCACCGAGGCAGGCGAACTGGCCCCAGAGATCCCCGGTGAGCGCCGAGTACTGCCAGGGCCCGATGATAATGACGACCCCGAAGATGCCCACCAGAACCCCCACCACCTGGCCGCGCACGAGACGCTCCACCCGAAACGCGTAGGTGGCCATCAACGCGGTCATGATGGGTGTCACCGCGTTGTAGATGCTCGCGAGGCTCGACGAGACATACTGCTCAGCCCAGGCGAAGAGGAGGTGTGGCACGACGCATCCGCTGATCGCGATGACGAAGAAGTGCACCCAGACCAGGGGCTCACGAGGCAGCACCGGGCCACCGTTCACGCGCGGGCGTCGGGCCAGCACGATGAGGCCAAGGGTGAGGCCGCCGAGGACAAGCCGCGACCAGGCCAC
This sequence is a window from Cryobacterium sp. CG_9.6. Protein-coding genes within it:
- the pulA gene encoding pullulanase-type alpha-1,6-glucosidase, with protein sequence GDWKPDCLATWLQDIDGDGILTWSTDTLPTGSYEAKVAHNLSWTENYGADGVPNGANIGFSATEGKQTILSYNLASHLLTVVSADPPLGGTGQERAHWLSETTLAWPRELLPVNADPADLVYALHTSSDATLTLTDGAVTGGDTVTLAYDSAGLTDAQKEAFPALANFVVLRPVGTDRAEVERLLTTQLQVSQAGADGTLSALTGVQLPGVLDDLYADAAAARPLGVTWLKKRPTVAVWAPTAQQVDLLAWTAGDAAEPERVPLKRQADGTWTATGVKDWANASFVFEVTVFAPTTGKIEVNQITDPYSVALTTNSTRSVFVDLASKEFRPKKWERTDAPTIDNPVDRSIYELHVRDFSISDETVAEPLRGTYGAFDVDSAGTRHLAQLAAAGLNTVHLLPTFDIATIEEDRSTQAVPACDLQSFGPASTEQQACVQATADADGFNWGYDPLHFQAPEGSYAVNPRGGARVAEFRSMVGALHGDGLQVVLDEVYNHTAASGQASKSVLDKVVPGYYHRLNSLGAVETSTCCQNVATEHRMADRLMVDSVVLWAKEYRVDGFRFDLMGHHSKENLLNVRQALDMLTTRKDGIDGKAIYLYGEGWNFGEVANNALFEQASQGQLGGTGIGTFNDRLRDAVHGGSPVDGGTVQQQGFGTGLGTDPNGAPINGTPEQALTQLGQASDLVRLGLAANLRAYSFVTSDGTVKRGDQLDYNGSPAGYADQPDEVINYVDAHDNETLFDLLALKMPADSAMTDRVRMNTLSLATATLSQAPSLWHAGTDLLRSKSLDRDSYNSGDWFNRIDWAGQTNNFGVGLPSAAANEEKWDIQRPLLENPALVPTPADIAAASDQAQDLLRLKQSTELFRLGDAKLITQKLSFPASGPTAVPGVIVMRIDDTVGADVDRTLDGLLTVFNASPEPQTIRLADLAGMEYTLSPTQATGTDAVVKTTTWDRITGTVTVPARTVVVLVDNQQKRGK
- a CDS encoding TetR/AcrR family transcriptional regulator, whose translation is MTVSTDGAGPARAWRNYAEETLPPMLQTAADCFVEHGYHGTKIRAVAARVGLSVPGLYHHYPSKHALLVSIARFAMQDLLERCESALAEAGPAVEDRFRLLIECLVLFHAHRSDLAFIAASEIRSLEGDARTAHIAARDRQQRMVDEIIDAGVAEGVFGTQYPHEASLAIVTMCTGVAQWYRLDGALTPEDLAVRYDAIARHALA
- a CDS encoding SDR family oxidoreductase, giving the protein MTDQNCRRLEGRTALVTGASRGIGLAIAHRLVSEGARVCITARSLEPLEAALASFPPESVIAVAGKSHDPEHRAQVLDTVARHFGQLDILVNNVGINPVYGPLLDLDLDAARKITEVNLFGTLAWIQDAVHHPVLDFSGRGGSVINMSSVTGETASPGIGFYGVTKAAIAHLTRTLAAEMGPSVRVNAVAPAIVKTQFAKALYEGKEAEVAAQYPLGRLGEPGDVAAAVAFLASDDAAWISGQVLNLDGGLLAAGGVA
- a CDS encoding acyl-CoA dehydrogenase family protein — translated: MTTSPVNLSPEHREALRLRTREFIRTTVIPAEPHPGDTLTAATRIRLQTAAKEAGIFAPHVSTQYGGQGLPIEHWSVVFQEAGYSPIGPSVLNCMAPDEGNMHMLALIGTDEQKERYLVPLALGDTRSCFGMTEPHPGAGSDPAALRTTATKVDGGWSITGHKRFTSGALLADFCIVMTRTEATGEAPAGATMLLVDMSNPGVRLGTLIHTMDRAIDGGHPHVHFDEAIVPDSAVLGEVGKGFTYAQVRLGPARLTHCMRWLGLARRSLDIALDRIERREIFGSPMKDLGLAQELIAQCVIDIETSDAIITKAAQLLATDAKAGSALSSVAKVYVSEAVNRVIDRCVQLCGGDGVSDALPLASYLNEVRAFRIYDGSNETHKWAISRRASARRAAAVAAGEPYLADVGDEF
- a CDS encoding phosphotransferase family protein gives rise to the protein MLTDADGFEVVRSRADAAGLASPPLLVLDAVEEFLDEQKLGAGPLRFARIGDGQSNVTYRIERGEDVFVLRRGPRPPLPKSTHDMVREARIQQLVSAEGVPVPEILAVCTDESVLGVPFYVMNFLSGITVADEVPTLLSSPEQRASTSAAVVDTLVQLHRVPVAEGGLATFGRPDGYLRRQVERFGGLWSVNTTRDLPDVARIGRWLGANIPLSQTASVIHGDYRTGNLLFAADAPARVLAVLDWEMATVGDPLADLGYLTATYSEPGSTPTPLERTRVTRQPGYWSRDELVARYQEQMPLDLSALNWYQTLALWKASIFCEAIYTRWLNGERPDDTSFGPSLAEGIPRLLDGARQFAGQASGIDF
- a CDS encoding endonuclease/exonuclease/phosphatase family protein, whose protein sequence is MVRVVVNVPAEVATELMQLGAAVDAVIPAKRADNLLVGSWNLRAFSGLSPTWAATSATKPQRDWRAVASIAQILAHFDVVAVQEVRRNVSALRFLMTMLGAHWRVLTSDVTEGNKGNGERLTFLYDTTRVQPSGLVGEIVLPAAVRVRTALQFARSPYAASFTRDGVEFILTTVHIVWASASERIPEIRAFAEWMRAWADRKNDWNTNLLVLGDFNIDRYGNPLYDAFIETGLFPPPELNKLPRTIFDDETAPHFYDQIAWFTTNTNPVQSLLRGMTYTGRGGSFNFPLHVYPGLERETLSWRISDHYPLWVEFALAS
- a CDS encoding SDR family NAD(P)-dependent oxidoreductase, producing MSWNPRALPSQAGKTFVVTGANAGLGYFTSEQLASTGAHVVLACRNETRAQAALAAIRSRVPGASVSRMLLDVSDLVSVRTAAESLRALPRLDGLILNAGIVHPSADRLVSLDGNELIFATNFLGHFALAAGTLSALRRTPGSRVVSLGSMISRLMDSSLDDLQLATTYNGWKAYAQSKIAMQVFGFELDRRLRAAGAGTVQSLVAHPGYSISGLTPTVPGINEITPAKRVIDGVQRLVGAQGKQQGAWSTVRAAIDPDAHGGDYFGPRFLTRGAPTRQPATRTSRDRGVAAKLWERAETLIEEPFL
- a CDS encoding chorismate mutase yields the protein MAVNEELPADAGQDAIDQLHSIRESIDNIDAALIHLLAERFKFTQQVGRLKAAHGLPPADPGRELQQIDRLRNLALEAHLDPAFAEKFLNFVIAEVIHHHVQIAGGTAAPAAS
- a CDS encoding DMT family transporter, which codes for MSPTTSSRNTLVGLQFLGMGLIWGASFLFMKIALQEVTFGQVAWSRLVLGGLTLGLIVLARRPRVNGGPVLPREPLVWVHFFVIAISGCVVPHLLFAWAEQYVSSSLASIYNAVTPIMTALMATYAFRVERLVRGQVVGVLVGIFGVVIIIGPWQYSALTGDLWGQFACLGAGVCYGFTFGYTRRFLSGRPIAGSTFAFLNIGLAGAIMLVLTPVVAWNPVQLSWPIVASLLTLGALGTGLAYIWNINVLRAWGPTNASMVTYVTPVVGVVLGVLVLAETFSWHEPAGAVLVLVGILLTQKRLRLGLPARRVTSAVADPLP